The Rahnella aquatilis CIP 78.65 = ATCC 33071 genomic sequence CTCGGCACATCGATTGAACACCTGATGCAGGAAGGTCAGTTACAACCGCAGGGCGATAAAAAGATGGTGATCATGGGCGGCCCGCTGATGGGCTTTACCCTGCCGTCGCTGAATGTGCCTGTGGTCAAAATTTCCAACTGCCTGCTGGCTCCGTCGGAATCCGAGCTGGGACAACAGGAGCAGGAAGAAGCCTGTATCCGTTGCAGCCTGTGCGCCGAATCCTGCCCGGCCGGTTTACTGCCGCAGCAACTTTACTGGTTCAGTAAAGGCGAAGAACACGAAAAAGCGCGTAAGCATAATCTGTTCGACTGCATCGAATGCGGTGCCTGTGCGTATGTCTGCCCGAGCAATATTCCGCTGGTGCAGTATTACCGTCAGGAAAAGGCTGAAATCCGCGCTATCGATACAGAGACCGCCCGTGCTACGCAAGCCAAAGCGCGTTTCGAAGCCAAACAGGCGCGTATGGAACGCGAGAAATTAGCGCGGGAAGAAAAACATCAGAAAGCGGCAGTGAAACTCAGCGAGACGCCAGTAGCAGAAGCGCCAGCCGAAGAAAAAGCCGTGGCGGAAACACCGGCAGCCGATCCGCGTCAGGCCGCCCTGGCCGCCGCCATCGCCCGTGCTAAAGCTAAAAAAGCCGCCGCACAGCAGGATATTCCTGTGGCCTCAGAACCGGTGGCTGAACCGGCACCTGTGGCAGAAGAAGACCGCAAAGCCGCTGTCGCCGCCGCTATTGCGCGTGTCAAAGCCAAAAAAGCCGCCGCCGCACAGCCGGTGAATGAAGCAGAAAAGGTGACAACGTCACCTGCTGAACCTTCCGCAGACGACAAACGCAAGGCGGCAGTGGCCGCTGCTATCGCCCGTGCTAAAGCTAAAAAAGCTGCCGCACAGGAGGCAGAAGATACAGAGCCAAAACAACAAGAAAGCGATCCACGCAAAGCCGCTGTGGCTGCTGCGATCGCCCGGGTTAAGGCCCGTAAAGCCGCTCAAACAATGTTGAACGAGGAATAGATGGCCTTCAGGATCGCAAGTTCACCTTTTACGCATAATCGCCAGAACACCAGCACCATCATGATGATGGTGATCCTGGCGTGTATTCCCGGCCTGCTCGCTCAGGTCTGGTTCTTCGGTTACGGCACGCTGATTCAGCTGACGCTGGCTATCATCATTGCCCTGCTGGCAGAAGGCGCGGTGTTACAGCTGCGAAAACAGCCGGTGACAAAACGTCTGGGGGATAACAGCGCCCTGCTGACAGCGGTTTTGCTGGGTATCAGCCTGCCGCCGCTGGGTCCGTGGTGGATGGTGGTGCTCGGCACGATTTTCGCCATCATTATCGCCAAACAACTTTACGGCGGTCTGGGTCAGAATCCGTTTAACCCGGCCATGGTAGGTTATGTGGTGCTGCTGATTTCTTTCCCGGTTCAGATGACCACCTGGCTGCCGCCGGATGTTTTACAGCATCATCACGTCGGATTCACCGATACGCTGCTGACCATTTTCACCGGCCATAACAGTCAGGATCTGACCGCCTATCAGCTGAACATGAACGTCGATGGTGTAACGCAGGCGACACCGCTGGATGCGTTTAAAACCGGTCTGCGCTCCGGTCATACCGCCGATCAGATCCTCGGGACGCCACTGTTTAGCGGCACACTGGCCGGTCTCGGCTGGCAGTGGATTAACCTCGGATTCCTGGCCGGTGGCCTGTTCCTGATGTGGCGAAAAATCATCAGCTGGCATATTCCGGTCGCCATGTTAGGTATGCTGGTCATTTGCGCGGGTATCGCGTGGGGTCTGGCCCCTGAACACTATTCATCACCGCTGGTCGGGCTGTTCTCCGGCGCGACCATGCTCGGCGCGTTCTTTATCGCCACCGATCCGGTGACGGCGTCCACCACGCCAAGAGGCCGCCTGATTTTTGGTGCGCTGATTGGTTTGCTGGTGTGGCTGATCCGCAGTTACGGCGGTTATCCGGATGGCGTGGCCTTTGCGGTTTTACTGGCCAATATCACCGTGCCACTGATTGATCACTACACGCAACCACGCGTTTACGGGCATCGCTGAGGAAGAATTATGTTAGCTACAATGCGGCGCCACGGCCTGATTTTGGCTTTCTTTGGCGCACTGATGACCGGCATGACCGCGCTGGTCAACCTGATGACCAAGCCGACCATTGAACATCAGGCACTGTTACAACAAAAAACGCTGTTCGATCAGGTGATCCCGGCCAGCGTGTATGACAACGACATGCAAAATGAATGTTACAACGTCACCGATGCCTCACTCGGTACTGCCACGCCGCACCGTATGTATCTGGCGCGCAAAAACGGTCAGCCGGTGGCGGCTGTGGTGGAAACTACCGCGCCTGACGGCTATTCCGGTGCGATCCAGTTGCTGGTGGCGGCGGATTTTCATGGCAAAGTTTACGGTTCCCGTGTGCTGGAACAGCATGAAACGCCGGGGCTGGGTGACAAAATTGAAGTGCGCATTTCCGACTGGATCAAGCATTTTGCCAATCAGACCGTTAACGGTGTAAGCGATGAGCGCTGGGCGGTGAAGAAAGACGGCGGTATGTTTGATCAGTTTACCGGTGCGACCATTACACCGCGCGCTGTCGTTCGCTCTGTAAAACGCACGGCGCTGTTTATCGGGACGGTACCGTCTCAGCTTTCCCACCTCACCCCTTGTGGAGCACGTGATGAGTGAAGCCAGAAAGATAATCGTTCAGGGTTTGTGGACTAATAACTCCTCGCTGGTGCAGTTGCTGGGGCTTTGCCCGCTGCTGGCCGTGACGTCTACGGCGACCAATGCCCTCGGTTTAGGGCTGGCGACCACGCTGGTGCTGACCTGCACTAACGCCATGATTTCCGCGTTCCGTAAGTGGATCCCGGATGAAATCCGCATCCCGATTTACGTGCTGATTATCGCCTCGGTGGTCAGTACCGTGCAGATGCTGATCAACGCCTACGCATTCGGTCTGTATCAGGCGCTGGGCATTTTTATTCCGCTGATTGTGACCAACTGTATTGTGGTCGGACGCGCTGAAGCCTGCGCGGCCAGCAGCCCCATCCATCTGGCCGCGCTTGACGGTGCGATGACCGGCCTCGGTGCCACCTGCGCGATGTTCGTGCTGGGTTCAATGCGTGAAATTCTCGGCAGCGGCGTGCTGTTCAACGGTGCTGATTTGTTGCTCGGCAGTTGGGCGAAAGTACTGCGCGTCGAAGTGCTGCATCTGGATAACCCGTTCCTGCTGGCCATGTTGCCGCCGGGCGCGTTTATCGGCCTCGGTCTGTTGCTGGCCGCTAAATACCTTATCGATCAGCGCATGAAAGCGCGGAAAGCGGCACAGCACGTTGTCGCTGAAGAAAGTCTGCCAAAGGGAAGTGTTCATGAATAAGGAAAAGCGCATCGAAATCCTCAGTCGTTTGCGTGATAACAATCCGCATCCCACAACCGAACTGGTGTACACCACCCCGTTCGAACTGCTGATTTCGGTATTGCTTTCCGCACAGGCCACGGATGTCAGCGTGAACAAGGCGACGGCCAGGCTGTATCCGGTCGCCAACACGCCGGCCTCTGTTCTGGCGCTTGGCGTGGACGGCGTAAAGGAATACATCAAAACCATTGGCCTGTTTAATGCCAAAGCCGAGAACGTGATTAAAACCTGCCGTATTTTGCTGGAAAAACACAACGGCGAAGTGCCGGAAGACCGCGCCGCGCTTGAAGCCCTGCCGGGTGTCGGCCGCAAAACCGCCAACGTCGTGCTCAATACCGCCTTCGGCTGGCCGACCATTGCCGTGGATACGCATATTTTCCGCGTCTGTAACCGCACGAAATTCGCGCCGGGTAAGACTGTCGATGATGTCGAAGAGAAATTGCTGAAAGTGGTTCCGGCCGAATTCAAACTTGACTGCCATCACTGGTTGATCCTGCATGGCCGCTATACCTGTATTGCGCGCAAGCCACGGTGCGGCTCGTGTCTGATCGAGGATTTGTGTGAGAGTAAAGAGAAGGTTTATGCGGAGTGAAAGGGGTTCCCTTTGGATCTCTTTAAAATTTTCTCAGTTGCACTGAAGGCTCGACCGAGACAATTTCGGTTTTTCAATAACGGTTATCACATGGCAAGGTAAGGATGGCTCGGTGTGCTCCCTCCCCTGCGAAGGGGAGGGTTGGGGTGGGGTATTAAAGAAAAATCAAAAAGTTAAAGTATTCTTTGACAAGGTGTTAGCCCTTAAAACCCCCTCCCGACCTCCCCCTTCGCAGGGGGAGGAGAAAGTCAAAATCAAATAAACGATTTCGCCTGCTTGAGCACCACATCACAGGCTTTGGTTTTCACTTTCTCCTTCACCTGCGTCAGCCCGTTCCCCAGATTATTCAGATCCACACTCTGGTCTTTACCGGTTTTCAGCAATCCCCCCAGGCCCTGCTGATAATCCTGGCTTTCCGCACCCTCTGCCGTCTGGATGCCCAGCTTGCTCAGCAACTGATCTTTCACATTCTCAGTGCTGGCTTTGGAAAGTACGTTGTTCTTCACGCAGTACTGCAACACACCGGCGACGTTGTTTGCGCTGGTCGAAGTTAATGCGCTGTCGCCGCCGCTGAGCAGTGAGGTCAGCGAAGACGTGGTGCCCGCAGAACCGGATTTATTGCTGGTGCCATTCAGTCCTTCGTTAGCAGCCTGCTGCAGTTGTCCCAGAAGATTATTCGAAGCCTGTGCGCCTGCTGAAAGCAAAATACCCGCAGAGGCCATCGCCAGAACAACAGCTTTCAATGTTTTCATGTATTACTCCATGCATTTCACTCAGTATTGCGGCAAAGCTTGAGCTTAAATATTCATTACATCAATAGGAATACCGGAGATAAACCGTCGGGAAATGTTTATCCGGCGGGCTGTTCTGTCTGCTGTTGTGACAGCCAAAGCCCGGCGGCGGTGAAGAAATGCTGCGCCAGCGGCGTTGCCCTTCCCGCTTCGGCAACCACCAGTGCGGCGTGGCGGCTCATCGGTGTGATATCCAGCGGGCAACGTTTCAGTACAGGATGCATTTCATCAATCAGATGGCCGCGCGGAACCAGCGCACAGCCAATGCCGACAAACACCCCCTGCATCAGCTGGAAAATAGACGTGCTTTCAAGCCGCGGATGCAGCTCAAGCCCGGCCTGACGGAAAAAATTATCCAGATAACGACGGAAATAGCGGCTCGGCTCAGACAAACATAACGGCAGCGCGGCTGCCTGTTCGGCGGTCATCAGTCCGATGCCCTGCAACTGCGGGAAATGATCCGGGTGATACACCACATCAACACCGCCATCATCAAGCGGCACCAGCTGAAAGCGCAGTTCATTGAGCGTCGAAAATTCAAAGAAACCGATACCGACATCCACCGAATGGCTGCTCAGCGCTTCGATCAGTTGATCGGCACTGACTTCTGCGACGCGGTAATCCAGGCCCGGGTGCGCCTCGCTGACCGCCTTAATCAGTTGCGCCAGCGACACGCTGCATTGCGGCATTACACCGATACGCAATGTTCCGCTCATGCCCTGTTTCAGCGATTCGACTTCCAGTTTCAGACCTTCATAGACGGCGACGATTTCACGTGCCCAGCTCAGTACACGCAGCCCTTCGGCGGTAAAACCTTCAAAGTTATTACCGCGGTTGATCAGATTAAGGTCGAGTTCTTTTTCAAGGTTCTTGAGGCGCATCGACAACGTCGGCTGGCTGACAAAACTGGCTTCTGCTGCCCTGCCGAAATGCCGCTCGCGTTCGAGATTACACAGATAGATAAGTTGTTTGATATCCAATTTATTTTCTAATTCAGCCGGTTGTTATGCCTGATTGATTGCTGCTTATTATAAGCCAAAGTCATGATAATGACGCAGCGGATTGAAACCGGCTAAGGCATCCTGACGCTGTTTGCGGGCGCGGCGGGCCAGCGCATAGGCCGGATCGCCATTGAAACCATGGAATCCCCCCGGATAGATACTGAATTCCACCGGCACGCCTGCGCGGATTAACCGGCGGGCATAGTCGATGTTTTCATCGAGAAATAAATCGATCGAACCGACACCAATCCAGGCTGGCGGTAATCCGCTCAGATCCTCTGCGCGGGCAGCAGCAGCGTAGCAGGAAACATCCGGCAAACCCGCTTCGTGACCGAGATAGGCATGCCAGCCGAAAAGGTTGTCCGCGCGCGTCCAGGAAAATTCGCCGGTCACCGGATTCGGGTTGGGATCGGTCACGGTGCGGTCGTCGAGCATCGGATACATCAGGTTTTGAAACGCCAGTTTCGGCCCACTCCGGTCACGGGTCAGCAGCGCCAGAGAGGCCGCCAGCCCTGCACCGGCGCTGTCGCCCATCACACCGATATGGGCGGAGTCGATACCCAGCGCTTCTGCCTGCGCGGTCATCCAGACCAGCGCCGCATAGCAATCTTCCAGCGGGCCGGGGAACGGTGTTTCCGGCGCGAGGCGATAATCCACCGAAACAATGACGCAGTCGTGTTGCGCCGCCGTCGGGCGGGTCAGCGGCATCGACTGTTCAGGGCTGCCCAGCACATAGCCACCACCGTGAATATGCAGAATACCCATCCGCCCTTTGCGTTCGTGTTGCGGCGAAATCACCACAACTCGCACCACCGGCGCATTTTCGCCGCCTGAAATGTGATGCTGACTAACCGTTACCGGCAACCCGTCATCCTGTAACAGACTTTCCAGCGCCGCCGTCTGACGCTGCTCACGCATGACAGGCAGAACAGAGGCTTCGAGCACACGTTCTGGCATAAGATCCAGTAACGGGCGCAGTTCAGGGTCAACCAGGTGGGCAGTTTTCATCACGGGATCCATTTTTTCAGTTATCGTCCCGTTATTTATAACGCCTTAAGCCGGTTTTAAAAAGTCTGAATTGTTATTGCTTATGACTGATTACGTTCACATTTTTCATGACGTTAAGCCTATAACGCCGTGAATGCCCATATAAATCCCCACCAGCGCAATCAGTACACTGGAAAAATAAGGTGCCCGGCGCGCCAGCGAGTTTAAACCGCTCCAGCGTTTAGCTGCCTGACGGATACTG encodes the following:
- the rsxD gene encoding electron transport complex subunit RsxD: MAFRIASSPFTHNRQNTSTIMMMVILACIPGLLAQVWFFGYGTLIQLTLAIIIALLAEGAVLQLRKQPVTKRLGDNSALLTAVLLGISLPPLGPWWMVVLGTIFAIIIAKQLYGGLGQNPFNPAMVGYVVLLISFPVQMTTWLPPDVLQHHHVGFTDTLLTIFTGHNSQDLTAYQLNMNVDGVTQATPLDAFKTGLRSGHTADQILGTPLFSGTLAGLGWQWINLGFLAGGLFLMWRKIISWHIPVAMLGMLVICAGIAWGLAPEHYSSPLVGLFSGATMLGAFFIATDPVTASTTPRGRLIFGALIGLLVWLIRSYGGYPDGVAFAVLLANITVPLIDHYTQPRVYGHR
- a CDS encoding electron transport complex subunit E, translating into MSEARKIIVQGLWTNNSSLVQLLGLCPLLAVTSTATNALGLGLATTLVLTCTNAMISAFRKWIPDEIRIPIYVLIIASVVSTVQMLINAYAFGLYQALGIFIPLIVTNCIVVGRAEACAASSPIHLAALDGAMTGLGATCAMFVLGSMREILGSGVLFNGADLLLGSWAKVLRVEVLHLDNPFLLAMLPPGAFIGLGLLLAAKYLIDQRMKARKAAQHVVAEESLPKGSVHE
- a CDS encoding LysR family transcriptional regulator, with product MDIKQLIYLCNLERERHFGRAAEASFVSQPTLSMRLKNLEKELDLNLINRGNNFEGFTAEGLRVLSWAREIVAVYEGLKLEVESLKQGMSGTLRIGVMPQCSVSLAQLIKAVSEAHPGLDYRVAEVSADQLIEALSSHSVDVGIGFFEFSTLNELRFQLVPLDDGGVDVVYHPDHFPQLQGIGLMTAEQAAALPLCLSEPSRYFRRYLDNFFRQAGLELHPRLESTSIFQLMQGVFVGIGCALVPRGHLIDEMHPVLKRCPLDITPMSRHAALVVAEAGRATPLAQHFFTAAGLWLSQQQTEQPAG
- the rsxG gene encoding electron transport complex subunit RsxG, translating into MLATMRRHGLILAFFGALMTGMTALVNLMTKPTIEHQALLQQKTLFDQVIPASVYDNDMQNECYNVTDASLGTATPHRMYLARKNGQPVAAVVETTAPDGYSGAIQLLVAADFHGKVYGSRVLEQHETPGLGDKIEVRISDWIKHFANQTVNGVSDERWAVKKDGGMFDQFTGATITPRAVVRSVKRTALFIGTVPSQLSHLTPCGARDE
- the nth gene encoding endonuclease III, coding for MNKEKRIEILSRLRDNNPHPTTELVYTTPFELLISVLLSAQATDVSVNKATARLYPVANTPASVLALGVDGVKEYIKTIGLFNAKAENVIKTCRILLEKHNGEVPEDRAALEALPGVGRKTANVVLNTAFGWPTIAVDTHIFRVCNRTKFAPGKTVDDVEEKLLKVVPAEFKLDCHHWLILHGRYTCIARKPRCGSCLIEDLCESKEKVYAE
- a CDS encoding alpha/beta hydrolase, with protein sequence MKTAHLVDPELRPLLDLMPERVLEASVLPVMREQRQTAALESLLQDDGLPVTVSQHHISGGENAPVVRVVVISPQHERKGRMGILHIHGGGYVLGSPEQSMPLTRPTAAQHDCVIVSVDYRLAPETPFPGPLEDCYAALVWMTAQAEALGIDSAHIGVMGDSAGAGLAASLALLTRDRSGPKLAFQNLMYPMLDDRTVTDPNPNPVTGEFSWTRADNLFGWHAYLGHEAGLPDVSCYAAAARAEDLSGLPPAWIGVGSIDLFLDENIDYARRLIRAGVPVEFSIYPGGFHGFNGDPAYALARRARKQRQDALAGFNPLRHYHDFGL
- the rsxC gene encoding electron transport complex subunit RsxC, encoding MFNLFAGLKKDKIWDFDGGIHPPEMKTQSSHVPLRNVPLPERFIIPLQQHLGPEGELCVKPGDRVLKGQPLTTGRGRTVPVHAPTSGVITAIGPHITAHPSGLKELCVLIDADGQDTWCDREFVADYRQLTADELNQRISQAGIAGLGGAGFPTASKLAGGLTSTRTLILNAAECEPYITADDRLMQEHAMEILQGTRILCHMLHPERVLIGIEDNKPEAIAALKAAISAEISDGVRFELRVIPTKYPSGGAKQLTKILTGLEVPKGHHSSSIGVLMQNVGTVYAIKRAIIDGEPLIERVVTLTGEAMAKPGNVWARLGTSIEHLMQEGQLQPQGDKKMVIMGGPLMGFTLPSLNVPVVKISNCLLAPSESELGQQEQEEACIRCSLCAESCPAGLLPQQLYWFSKGEEHEKARKHNLFDCIECGACAYVCPSNIPLVQYYRQEKAEIRAIDTETARATQAKARFEAKQARMEREKLAREEKHQKAAVKLSETPVAEAPAEEKAVAETPAADPRQAALAAAIARAKAKKAAAQQDIPVASEPVAEPAPVAEEDRKAAVAAAIARVKAKKAAAAQPVNEAEKVTTSPAEPSADDKRKAAVAAAIARAKAKKAAAQEAEDTEPKQQESDPRKAAVAAAIARVKARKAAQTMLNEE
- a CDS encoding DUF2501 domain-containing protein, which codes for MKTLKAVVLAMASAGILLSAGAQASNNLLGQLQQAANEGLNGTSNKSGSAGTTSSLTSLLSGGDSALTSTSANNVAGVLQYCVKNNVLSKASTENVKDQLLSKLGIQTAEGAESQDYQQGLGGLLKTGKDQSVDLNNLGNGLTQVKEKVKTKACDVVLKQAKSFI